In Nicotiana tabacum cultivar K326 chromosome 11, ASM71507v2, whole genome shotgun sequence, a single window of DNA contains:
- the LOC107805581 gene encoding serine/threonine-protein kinase STY13-like: MLEAPKFAGLIDLNENHDNYGITQNFYHKLGEGSNMSIDSYGSLQMSIGGGSVAMSTDNSSVGSNGSHTRILNHQGLKRVRNNYTAAASVNRGRVSQGLSDDALAQALMDPRFPTDGLENYDEWTIDLRKLNMGPAFAQGAFGKLYKGTYNGEDVAIKLLERPENDLERAQLMEQAFQQEVMMLARLKHPNIVRFIGGCRKPMVWCIVTEYAKGGSVRQFLARRQNRSVPLKLAVKQALDVARGMEYVHGLNLIHRDLKSDNLLISADKSIKIADFGVARIEVQTEGMTPETGTYRWMAPEMIQHRAYTHKVDVYSFGIVLWELITGMLPFQKMTAVQAAFAVVNKGVRPAIPNDCLPVLSEIMTRCWDANPDNRPPFSQVVRMLEVAETEIMTTVRKARFRCCISQPMTTD; the protein is encoded by the exons ATGTTGGAGGCTCCAAAGTTCGCAGGACTTATCGACTTAAATGAGAACCATGATAATTATGGCATCACTCAAAATTTTTACCATAAGCTTGGCGAGGGCTCAAACATGTCAATCGACAGTTATGGGAGCTTGCAAATGAGCATTGGTGGAGGTTCGGTTGCGATGTCAACGGATAACAGCAGTGTTGGATCAAATGGTTCCCACACACGCATTTTAAACCACCAGGGCCTCAAGCGCGTCCGCAATAACTATACCGCGGCAGCTAGTGTAAATAGGGGGAGAGTTTCTCAAGGGTTGAGTGATGATGCCCTAGCTCAAGCTTTGATGGATCCTCGATTTCCTACCGACGGGCTTGAGAATTATGATGAGTGGACAATTGATTTGAGGAAGCTAAACATGGGTCCAGCTTTTGCTCAGGGGGCTTTTGGCAAACTCTACAAGGGAACATACAATGGTGAGGATGTTGCTATCAAGCTTCTAGAGAGGCCAGAAAATGATCTTGAGAGAGCTCAGTTGATGGAGCAGGCATTTCAGCAGGAAGTCATGATGTTGGCAAGGTTGAAGCATCCAAACATAGTGCGTTTTATTGGTGGATGCCGTAAACCTATGGTCTGGTGTATTGTGACTGAATATGCAAAAGGGGGATCAGTGCGTCAGTTTCTGGCCAGGAGACAAAATCGATCAGTGCCCTTGAAGTTAGCGGTGAAGCAGGCATTAGACGTGGCAAGGGGGATGGAATATGTACATGGCCTGAATCTGATACACCGTGACCTGAAATCTGACAATCTACTGATTTCTGCGGACAAGTCGATCAAGattgcggattttggggttgcTCGTATTGAAGTGCAGACTGAAGGAATGACACCAGAGACTGGAACATACCGCTGGATGGCTCC GGAGATGATCCAGCATCGAGCTTACACCCACAAAGTCGATGTTTATAGTTTTGGCATCGTTTTGTGGGAACTCATAACAGGGATGCTTCCCTTCCAGAAAATGACCGCTGTGCAGGCAGCTTTTGCTGTTGTCAACAAAGGTGTTCGTCCAGCAATCCCCAATGATTGTTTGCCTGTCCTAAGTGAGATCATGACCCGCTGCTGGGATGCTAACCCTGATAATAGGCCACCATTCTCTCAAGTGGTCAGAATGCTCGAGGTTGCAGAGACAGAGATCATGACAACTGTCAGAAAGGCCCGTTTTAGGTGCTGCATAAGCCAACCGATGACTACTGATTAA